A stretch of DNA from Excalfactoria chinensis isolate bCotChi1 chromosome 19, bCotChi1.hap2, whole genome shotgun sequence:
GTGAGCAGCAGGTGGGCATGTGGGCTCAGCTCGGTCCTAGCAGCATCAGTGTGGGCTCCAACCTTTGGTGCTCCAACCTTTGGTGCTCCCAGCGCTGTGGTTGGTGGCTAGAGCAGGTTTTTGTGGAGGGTAGCAAGAGGGGTGATGTTGGATGATTTGATATATGTGTGAGTAGACACGCGCGTACGTATAGATACAGTTTTGGTGCGTTCCTTATCCTGCTTAGGCACGTGTGCTTTGTTACTCAAGTCCCGTGAGCAGAGGACGGCCTGGTTCTCCCCTGGGTGCCATGCTGGACGGGTGGCCGCCCTCAAGCTGTGAAGCCCTCTTGTCCTGACCTCCTCCTTGATCCTCTGAGACCCCGGTATTTTAGCGAGACATGGGGCAGATGGGGTTCAAAATGGTTCAGAATGGTTCATTGGTGCATCGGGTCGCAGCTGTTCATCCTGCCATGCATCCCCCGCAGCCCCAAGGCCTGGCCAGCTTAGCAGAGTGCCAAACGCGGGTCTTCATTGTGCTGCTGGAGAGTTCTGAGGCGATTTTCCCCTCTCCTTGTTGGAAGGTTTCTTGCAGGGCTTTAGGAGAGGTCTGGGTCGGGTTGTGCCATCCGTGCCCACGGGCTGCACACGCGGGTCGCCGTGGCCGCGTCTCTCTGCTGTGGTTGTGTCAGTTTGCACTTTTATGAGGCCGTTGTGCCGGGGTCTGTTGAGAGCTGTGTGCGTGGTGGGGAGCTGACGACGGCCAGAAGGAAAAGCCAGTGGTTGTGGCGAATGTCACCCTGCAAGGTGGCCCCAATCCCATCGCGCGATGGGAAAGAAGGCCTTGTCAGCCAGAGAGGGACTTAGCAAAGCAGATTGGCGGCCAACAAGCACCTTAACCACTGAGCTGCGGGGCTCTGACCATTGCACTTCACCTGCAGGCTGCTCgggggtggaggtggggggCGGCCCTTTGCTACTGACCATTGGGCTGCTCCTCCGCGGTGCCCTCGGGGCGCTGCATCCCAGCACGGCCCTCCCTGCTTGCTTATCCCAAGTGCTCGCACTgagcccggccccgctccccacCCCTGAGTACGGGTACCTCAGAACATGCACAGTTTGAACTTTCACTGACAATTAGTTGAATGATtgtgagtggaaaaaaaaaaagacaaaaaaaaagacaaaaaaaaaaacaacaaaccacaagaCTTTGTAATTATCTGTACATATGTAGTTAACAAATTGACCtagtttctgtattttttaagtttttttgtACTAAGATTTATAGATGACGGTCTGTGCCAGCTAGCAGAAAGCTACTGTAATTGCCAGTCGTAGTGCAGCATGCATCCAGTCCCTGAGCTTGTCCAGGTGACGCTGTATAAGGAATTGTGCTTCTGTATTGCTGGGGGGAGCCGCGGGTCCCCGTGCCCCCTCCCTCTGTGCCATGTGCCACGGGGTGGGCAGCCTGGTGGCTCTGGGGGCTGAGCTCAGCGGGTTCCgtttctgtgctgtggtttTAATGCCGTCTGATGATACTTTGGGGTtggttttctctcttctttttttttcccagcctcTGTAGAAACGATGccgtttttttttccccctcttttctcGGTGCTTTTGTCTTGAAGCCCATCTAAACCtactggagaaaaaagaaaaaaaaaagaaaaaaaaaaggaaaaaaatggggaaaaaaaaaaaaaaagaatttgattGGAGATCATTGCCTGCTTTTAGCTCCAGGATCACGCATTTCTATGGCAACTCGCAGCTCAGCGCAGCTGGGCAGCACCCCGCTGTATTGCGGCAGAGCTGAGCCCGGAGCCCGGAGCGGTGCTGAGCATCCCAGGAGGCCGCAGGCAAAGGGCTGCGGGGTGCAGGTGAGGCTGTGCTCCAGGGCCGGGTGCCCTTGGTCTGTGGGGATGGAGCTTTTTGAGGGGTGGGCACCTCGTGTGTGGGTATGGCGAGCAAACCGCCTGCATCCTTCCTGCCCACCCCTCGCAGCCCTTCTCCTTGCTTGCTTGGAACGGGAGCCTTGTTCCCTGCCTAGAAACAGCCGAAAcatggggaagggggggggggggggggggggggggggagggcgaGGAtatgggggagggaggggaaaggggggggggcagccctgATGTAAATAATTAACGTGACAAAGTGAAGTGTGTATAAGAGAAAGGAAACGGCCCTTTGGTGTGAGCGGCCGAGGAGGTGGCTGGGCCGGCGCTGACCCCGCAGGCAGCAGCGTTGGCTGTGAGCAGCCCTTGGTGTTGTGTGGGAGCGGGTAGCGGTGGCTGTGTGATGGGGTAGGAGGTGCTGTGTCAGGTGTGTATAGTGTACATTTTACCAAATAGCTTGCTTGTATCGTGGagattttaaaagacaaaacttGAGAATTCTAGCCTAACTATTAACACGACTTTAACATCGGTTACCCCGCTGGGTTCAGAGCCTCTTGAATGTATCTTCCTTTTTGTAACCTAAAGGACCTATTCTTCTACCAGTCAGCCAGACATCCTATTTATACTTTGAATCCTAGAGATTCCTTGCCATTCGTTTCCATTCTTTCCAGCCTGTTCCTGGGTTTGGCTTTTAATTTCGGTCTGTTTGGGGGGGTTTGGTTGTGTTTCCTTTTGCACAAGCAATGAACTTTTCACTCCGCTATTTCCCAACCTGTTTTCCaccctccttttcctctcctccacCCCCGTTGTTTTATCCCTTCCACCACCCGTGTGGGTTTTTCTGGGCCGGGATGCAGCGtggtgggggaggaggggggcgGCTCACTCACCCTTTATGCTGGTCGACTTCAAACCAAACCCAAAGGCTTCACTTGCTGGTTGCTTTCAAAAGAGAGATCAAATCGAACACAACATACACAGGTAACCTTATCAGTGCGACGGGAGGAGGGAAGCGCACACCTGGAGGGGCTCAAGCTGCAGGGCCGTGgctgcttcccccccccccctcctcctcctcctcctcctctcccgGGACCCCCACCAGGAGCTCactcagcccccccccccccccttctttgTGTGGGGTTTCCTCTGGGTCCAAGCAGAGCCCGGCTGCTGCGGGGTCACGGCGGAGAGCCCAGCCCTGGTGGCTTCGTGCCGCAGGTGGAGCAcacacatctctgctgctctgctctgaacaCTGGGCTGAGGTTTCCAGGCCCTCACCCACGGCCGTGGGCTGGGAAGGATCCGGATGGGAACCCGACTCCTGCCTGCTTCCATGGCTGGGAGCACCAGCTGCTATGAGTGAACCTACAGGTGTGCGTTTTCCTTCTGATAGGAAATGCCACGAGCGCGATCTGGTAAGGCTCAATGTACAGTATATTGTCAGTATTCTGGTATTCTTCTGGTTCAGCATACATTATAGCTCATATATAACCTGTATTAATTGTATAGATTGTGCATTTAAAGCTGTTACCAAGTTGtcagaaaataagagaagagaaaaaggaaaaaaaaaataataataaaaataaaaataaaaataaaaaaaacaaggtcatatgtaatattttgtttgtaaGTATCCTTTGTATCATAGCAAAggaaatgttaaaaagaaaaaaaaatcaactgtaATAAAGTAATTTTAGTACACGGAGTGTCGGCCTGTGTCCATTGGGGGGGGACACACCACTGTGGCTCCtcatggggttggggtccctgcagcatcctgcagccatcccgGCTGCCATGGCAACGGGTTGCAGCCTGCTTTGCTCTGTTGCCGTGACAGCGGCGGGTTGCAGTGGGGATTGGGAAATGGGGGCAGGatggaggtgctccatccctgttCTATCCGCCCTCTGAAGCCCCCGCCCCCCATTACAGAAGGCGCTGCAGGGGGGGGCCTGCAATGCTATGGAGGGGGGAGCGTGGGGTGATGTTTCCTAATGGAGgccacagcccagcagggaTTGCAGTAGCCCAGCCCCCAGCCTGACATTCATTAACCAGCACGTTCTGCTctctcagcacagccagccGTCCCCACGCTGCGCTCCAAGTGCAGAGCAGCCCCTCGCGCCCCGAGCCTTCCTCTGCCCCATCACCATCCCCCCCCAGGCTGCCAGGCCCGCAGCCAGCAGGTCCGGGCCGAGGGGACACGATGTGATGGAGGCGGGGGCCGTGCAACGCTCACATCTTTATTGATACAAATGTACAAGGACACATCTTACAGGAGGAGCGCGGCGCGGGGCAGGACGCCCgggaggggagaaaagggggaaggCCTCCAGGCATCCCCTGTCCAGTGTAATGCTGCGGGCGGCCCTGGGGGAGCGCGGCCGcgggggggaaaggggggaaggAGAACGCGGCCACCCCAGCAGGACGGCACACGCTGCGTACAGGGTAAGTCAGGAGCGGGCTCGGGCTGCTGCTGTACAGGGGCAGCTCCCCAGGGCcgagcaccagctctgctgccgcAGCCACCCGCGCTCAGCCCAAACCAGAGGGAGGACACGGAGAGCGGAGCCCGCGTGTCGGAGCTCACTGCTTCTTCTCGCGGGTGGTGATGGTGACCAGCTGCTTGGCCGCCTTGGCGATGTCGTAGGCGCACTGGATGACCTGCTGTGTCAGCAGCTGGTAGTCCACGGCTGCGCCCGGCTCCGGCGGCACGGTTTTGCGGCACTCGCTCTGCAGCCGGTAGGCGCTGGCGTTGAGCAGGCGCAGGGAGCTCCGCACCGTCTCCAGCGCCGGTTTCTGCGTGGGAACAGTATTAGGGCATGGATTCAGGGCGATGGGAGCCCGGCGGGGCCACCCCCAACCCCTACCTTGGGGAAGAGCGATGCCATCTCCGTCACCGCTGAGTGGATCTTCTCCGAGCACGGCACGAAGCTGCAGGACAACAGAGGGCTGAGCGACGCGGGGCACAACATCACCCGGCCCCACGCTCACACCGCAGCCCTACCTGTCGTGCTTGGACTCCTGCGCagccctcagcagctcctggatGTTCTTGGTGACCTGCTCGGTTTTCAGGATGACGTCCTCCGTGCTGGGCAGCCCAGGGTCCAGCTCCCCGTCCAGCGGGTCCAGCTCGTGTGGGAAGTCCTCATCCTTGCTCAGCTCCACGAAGCGCTTCCCCTCCACGCTGTGGGGACACATGGGTCACTGCCAGCTCCGTGTCCCCCAGCgacccccatccccatcactcACCCCAGCAGGATCTCGCCCGTCTGTGTGTTATCATAGTCGCTGTCGGTGCCGCTGCCGTGCCGGTCCAGTTTGCTCTGTAGGGCAGAGCCGCAGCATTACGCCCTGCCTGGCCCCATACCCATACGGGAATAAGGTCCCCCTACCCCACTGACCccaccccttccccccccagTACATCACCATGTGCCGGGCACCGTCGGGTGGGCAGGAGAGCAGCGGGGAGGACGGGGGAAAGGGCATGGAGGAGACCGACGGACCTTTCCGCATCTggagggggaagagaggagggaaaaagaggCACTGAGTGGGgggggcacagagctgagccCGGTGACATGCAGGGGAGGACGAGCACAGGGGACACCACCACCCTGCGTGCAGGGAAGTCCCCTGGCTGCCGGCCCCACTGTGGGTTCCcctgcactgcagggatgggggaTGTCCCAGGAGCTTGGGAGGCTGACAGCCCCCCCCATGCCATGAAGGAGCTGCCCCCGCTGTGGCCCCCTTACCCGGTACACGCTGGCCGGGATGTGCATGGAGTACAGAGCTTCATCCTCCACCTCCTGCGACACACAGAAGAGTAAAGCCCCGCTGCCCCAGCTCGGCATCACCTGCAGCTACCCTGAGACCCCTCCCCAGAATAACCCATCCCAACGTAGCCCACCCCAAAGCCCACCCCGTACTCACGCCGCCTCCAAAGGGCTGCAGCCGGGTCACCAGCTCCTCCACCGGCTGCCCAAAGGGTTTCAGCACCGAGCCCGGCTCGTACATGGAGAAGGCCTGGCGGTCACGGCGGTGCAGGGGGGCCGTGCTGGGGGGGTGCCCGTGCTCGGGGCGCTCACTgggggctgggctggggtgtgGGGGCACCGCCTGCTGCCGGATCTGTGTGTTCTCTGATTGCAGCTTGTGGATCTGCGGCAGGGCAGGAGCAGTAAGCAGGGTGGGgaggaatggggaaaaaatggggtTCCTGGAGGGGGGTCTGGCACACACCTCGCGCTGCAGCCGGCGCAGCTCATCGCTCAGGCTGTTGTTCACCTTCATCAGCTGCTGCACTTTGGCCTCGGAAGCAGCCAGGGCTTTCTTCACCTCCAGGTACTCCTGCAGCGTGATGGGGCCGTCCGACAGGTCGGAGGAGTCCATGCTCTGTGCAGGGAGAGGGGCTCAGCACCAGGAGCCGGGAGGGGGGTGGGTctgggtggggagggggctgcggcCCACCCGTGCGCGGTTGTTGCGGGAGGCGTTTcgcagcagctcctggtccGTGTCCTCGTCGGAGGCGACGCTGTCGTAGTCGTGCTGGTCGTCCACGTCACTCTGGCTCCTCAGTGAATAGTCGAGGGTGTCTGCGGGGCCAGGGGGGGCTCAGCTGGGGGTGGGCGATGTTCCCACCCTGCCTTACTCCCACCCCATCTGCCCCCATTCTCACCCGTGGGGCTGAGTGGGCTCTTTCCCTGCTGCCGGCGCTTGGCTTCCCCCAGGATATCGATGAGCAGAGTGGCAAACTCGCGGGCGTTGAACCTGGCCAACTTCTGCCGGCCCTGCGATGGCGGGGGGGATAAAAGCAGTGAGGGGGGGGTCTGAGCGTGAGGGGGGGTCTGAGCAGCGCGCCGGGCTCACCTGGTTGCGGGTGGCCGAGTACTCGGGGTTGACAGGGAGGAAGGGGACGGCGCTGCGCTCGGTCACCAACGTGCTGTGGTTCTGCGTTGTCAGCCACACTGTGGGCAGGGGGAGTGTCAGGGGGGCACCCAACCCTATGGGCCGGGGTCCTGGAGGTGCTGTTTCCCCCCCCAGCAGGCTGCGGGGCCGGCAGGACGCAGGCGCGGGCGCAGGGCCAGcgtgcagggct
This window harbors:
- the GIT1 gene encoding ARF GTPase-activating protein GIT1 isoform X2 — encoded protein: MSRKAQRAEVCADCSAADPGWASINRGVLICDECCSVHRSLGRHISIVKHLRHSPWPATLLQMVHTLASNGANSIWEHSLLDPAQVQSGRRKANPQDKVHPTKSEFIRAKYQMLAFVHKLPCRDDDGVTAKDLSKQLHSSVRTGNLETCLRLLSLGAQANFFHPEKGTTPLHVAAKAGQILQAELLVVYGADPGAPDVNGRTPIDYARQAAQHELAERLVECQYELTDRLAFYLCGRKPDHKNGHYIIPQMADRVRPKCMAQSLDLSELAKAAKKKLQALSNRLFEELAMDVYDEVDRRENDAVWLTTQNHSTLVTERSAVPFLPVNPEYSATRNQGRQKLARFNAREFATLLIDILGEAKRRQQGKSPLSPTDTLDYSLRSQSDVDDQHDYDSVASDEDTDQELLRNASRNNRARSMDSSDLSDGPITLQEYLEVKKALAASEAKVQQLMKVNNSLSDELRRLQREIHKLQSENTQIRQQAVPPHPSPAPSERPEHGHPPSTAPLHRRDRQAFSMYEPGSVLKPFGQPVEELVTRLQPFGGGEVEDEALYSMHIPASVYRMRKGPSVSSMPFPPSSPLLSCPPDGARHMSKLDRHGSGTDSDYDNTQTGEILLGVEGKRFVELSKDEDFPHELDPLDGELDPGLPSTEDVILKTEQVTKNIQELLRAAQESKHDSFVPCSEKIHSAVTEMASLFPKKPALETVRSSLRLLNASAYRLQSECRKTVPPEPGAAVDYQLLTQQVIQCAYDIAKAAKQLVTITTREKKQ
- the GIT1 gene encoding ARF GTPase-activating protein GIT1 isoform X1, with the protein product MSRKAQRAEVCADCSAADPGWASINRGVLICDECCSVHRSLGRHISIVKHLRHSPWPATLLQMVHTLASNGANSIWEHSLLDPAQVQSGRRKANPQDKVHPTKSEFIRAKYQMLAFVHKLPCRDDDGVTAKDLSKQLHSSVRTGNLETCLRLLSLGAQANFFHPEKGTTPLHVAAKAGQILQAELLVVYGADPGAPDVNGRTPIDYARQAAQHELAERLVECQYELTDRLAFYLCGRKPDHKNGHYIIPQMADSLDLSELAKAAKKKLQALSNRLFEELAMDVYDEVDRRENDAVWLTTQNHSTLVTERSAVPFLPVNPEYSATRNQGRQKLARFNAREFATLLIDILGEAKRRQQGKSPLSPTDTLDYSLRSQSDVDDQHDYDSVASDEDTDQELLRNASRNNRARSMDSSDLSDGPITLQEYLEVKKALAASEAKVQQLMKVNNSLSDELRRLQREIHKLQSENTQIRQQAVPPHPSPAPSERPEHGHPPSTAPLHRRDRQAFSMYEPGSVLKPFGQPVEELVTRLQPFGGGEVEDEALYSMHIPASVYRMRKGPSVSSMPFPPSSPLLSCPPDGARHMSKLDRHGSGTDSDYDNTQTGEILLGVEGKRFVELSKDEDFPHELDPLDGELDPGLPSTEDVILKTEQVTKNIQELLRAAQESKHDSFVPCSEKIHSAVTEMASLFPKKPALETVRSSLRLLNASAYRLQSECRKTVPPEPGAAVDYQLLTQQVIQCAYDIAKAAKQLVTITTREKKQ